The following are encoded together in the Blautia obeum ATCC 29174 genome:
- a CDS encoding threonine aldolase family protein, with product MLYFVNDYSEGAHEKVLQHLIDTNMEQLPGYGTDHYCEEAKEKIKKACGCEDAEVFLLTGGTQTNQIVIDTMLQPYEGVVAAQTGHVSTHEAGAIEFTGHKVLTLPEKNGKIRVADLKNLVETFYGDENHEHMVFPGLVYISHPTEYGTLYTKKELTEISAVCREYKLPLFMDGARLIYGLVSKETDVTLQDIAKLCDVFYIGGTKAGALCGEAVVFTGDSMPKHFLTRVKQHGALLAKGRLTGVQFDALFTDDLYLEIGKNAIETAAVLKEGLKEKGYTFYIDSPTNQQFVVLENRKMEELKKDVQFSFWEKKDDTHTVVRFATSWATRMEDVEKLLSLL from the coding sequence ATGTTATATTTTGTAAATGATTATTCAGAAGGGGCACACGAAAAAGTCCTTCAGCACCTGATCGATACCAATATGGAGCAGCTTCCTGGATATGGAACCGACCATTACTGTGAAGAAGCAAAAGAAAAGATCAAGAAGGCATGTGGCTGTGAGGACGCAGAAGTCTTTTTACTGACAGGCGGCACGCAGACCAATCAGATTGTCATTGATACGATGTTACAGCCGTATGAGGGCGTTGTAGCGGCTCAGACGGGACATGTCAGTACACATGAAGCCGGTGCGATTGAATTTACCGGTCATAAAGTCCTGACACTTCCGGAAAAGAATGGCAAGATCCGTGTGGCGGATCTTAAGAATCTGGTTGAGACTTTTTACGGAGATGAGAATCATGAGCATATGGTATTTCCGGGATTGGTTTATATTTCCCATCCAACAGAGTATGGAACCCTGTATACAAAGAAAGAACTGACAGAAATTTCAGCAGTGTGCAGAGAATATAAGCTTCCGCTTTTTATGGATGGGGCCAGACTGATCTATGGACTGGTCAGCAAAGAAACAGATGTGACTTTACAGGACATTGCGAAACTCTGTGATGTATTTTATATCGGAGGAACCAAGGCGGGTGCTTTATGCGGAGAAGCTGTTGTGTTTACCGGAGACAGTATGCCAAAGCATTTTCTTACAAGAGTCAAACAGCATGGAGCCCTGCTTGCAAAAGGCAGACTTACGGGGGTGCAGTTTGATGCGCTTTTTACAGATGATCTTTATCTTGAAATTGGTAAAAATGCTATCGAAACAGCCGCCGTTCTTAAAGAGGGCCTGAAAGAAAAAGGATATACATTTTACATAGATTCACCTACTAATCAGCAGTTTGTAGTTCTGGAGAACCGTAAGATGGAAGAATTAAAAAAAGATGTCCAGTTCAGCTTCTGGGAGAAGAAGGATGATACACATACGGTAGTCCGATTTGCAACCAGCTGGGCAACCAGAATGGAAGATGTAGAGAAACTTCTTTCTCTGTTATAG
- a CDS encoding DUF4340 domain-containing protein — protein sequence MKKKTVKLVSAVVVLGVLCAAYEGVNFYVTSQEEKETEENDTSVDLVSLEADDITAVSFTADQNEVEFDKKDDSWTEKSDANFPVNQDTVDSAVKGVASLTADQEISDVEDMSQYDLDSPQNTITLTTADGDTTLEVGMESSNNQYYVKKADDDNNVYLVSSTSIEPFMGTLYDFAESGTFPSVTSATITDVKVDKENSYELTQDADNLFWNVSDGKTTEKADTTKAGTVTSAVGSLAYDKFVDYNCTDDSKYGFDDPYAVITVKYTEDEQETQKVEKTLTIYVGDETGDDRYVKVDDSKEVYTITKDSLTDILDSTMSDFYNLTVSYVSVNDLDSLEVQSADGDHTINIVTETVKAEDEDTTDTDSSDESSSDDEEETTTTTYKLDGEDLDESTFTTFYNKLINMTAQERLTEEYTPEGDPAYIFIFKDKDGKETTVKYYEYDTNFYAAVVEDKVYLVNKMNVKDLDEAYQKMVNPDTEDAEESTSDTVTEEN from the coding sequence ATGAAGAAAAAAACAGTCAAACTGGTTTCGGCAGTAGTCGTATTGGGAGTGCTGTGTGCAGCGTATGAAGGCGTAAACTTTTATGTTACCTCACAGGAAGAGAAAGAAACTGAAGAGAATGACACAAGCGTAGATTTGGTAAGTCTGGAGGCAGATGATATAACAGCAGTTTCATTTACCGCAGACCAGAATGAAGTAGAATTTGATAAAAAAGATGATAGCTGGACAGAAAAATCTGATGCGAATTTTCCGGTGAATCAGGACACGGTTGACAGTGCAGTCAAGGGAGTTGCATCCCTGACTGCTGACCAGGAGATTTCCGATGTGGAAGATATGAGTCAGTATGATCTGGATTCTCCACAGAATACGATTACGCTGACAACTGCAGATGGTGATACGACTCTTGAAGTCGGTATGGAATCTTCAAATAATCAGTATTATGTGAAGAAAGCAGATGACGATAATAATGTTTATCTGGTATCCAGTACATCAATAGAGCCATTTATGGGAACTTTATATGATTTCGCAGAGAGTGGAACATTCCCGTCCGTAACATCAGCTACGATCACAGATGTTAAAGTAGATAAAGAGAATAGTTATGAGCTTACACAGGATGCAGACAATCTGTTCTGGAATGTGTCTGATGGTAAAACTACAGAGAAGGCAGATACTACAAAAGCAGGAACTGTAACATCTGCAGTCGGATCTCTGGCATACGATAAATTTGTAGATTATAACTGCACCGACGATTCCAAGTATGGATTTGACGATCCGTATGCAGTTATCACTGTGAAGTATACCGAGGATGAACAGGAAACACAGAAGGTAGAGAAGACGCTTACCATTTATGTGGGAGATGAGACCGGCGATGACCGTTATGTGAAAGTAGATGACAGCAAAGAAGTTTACACGATCACGAAAGATTCTCTGACAGATATCCTCGACAGTACAATGTCTGATTTCTACAACCTGACAGTAAGCTATGTATCGGTTAATGATCTGGATTCCCTGGAAGTACAGAGCGCAGACGGAGATCATACAATAAACATTGTAACGGAAACCGTAAAGGCAGAAGATGAAGATACCACAGATACAGACTCCTCTGATGAAAGTTCTTCTGATGATGAGGAAGAGACTACTACAACAACTTACAAGTTAGATGGCGAAGACCTCGATGAATCCACATTCACGACTTTCTACAATAAACTCATCAACATGACCGCACAGGAACGTCTTACTGAGGAGTATACTCCAGAAGGAGATCCGGCATATATCTTTATCTTTAAAGATAAAGACGGAAAGGAAACTACGGTGAAGTATTATGAATATGATACAAACTTCTATGCGGCGGTAGTTGAGGATAAAGTTTATCTGGTGAACAAGATGAATGTAAAAGATCTGGATGAAGCTTATCAGAAGATGGTGAATCCGGATACGGAAGATGCCGAAGAAAGTACATCCGATACAGTTACAGAAGAAAATTAA